A section of the Apodemus sylvaticus chromosome 10, mApoSyl1.1, whole genome shotgun sequence genome encodes:
- the Scgb3a1 gene encoding secretoglobin family 3A member 1 has translation MKLTTTFLAFCVALLSDSGVAFFVDSLAKPVVEPVAALAPAAEAVAGAVPSLPLSQLTILKFILAGLGIPLDPLIEGSRKCVTELGPEAVGAVKSLLDSEKEMLGRDLRIRLKPKTSSCRFQGK, from the exons ATGAAGCTTACCACCACCTTTCTAGCGTTCTGTGTGGCTCTGCTCAGTGACTCTG GTGTGGCTTTCTTCGTGGATTCGTTGGCCAAACCCGTGGTAGAACCCGTGGCTGCTCTTGCTCCCGCTGCAGAGGCTGTGGCGGGGGCTGTGCCTAGCCTACCATTAAGCCAACTGACCATCCTGAAGTTCATCCTGGCCGGCCTGGGCATACCATTGGACCCTCTCATAGAGGGTtccaggaagtgtgtcaccgagCTGGGCCCTGAGGCTGTGGGAGCTGTGAAGTCACTGCTG GACAGTGAGAAAGAAATGCTTGGAAGAGACCTTAGGATTCGGCTGAAGCCCAAGACCAGCTCTTGTAGATTCCAGGGGAAATGA